The following coding sequences lie in one Stenotrophomonas rhizophila genomic window:
- a CDS encoding DUF3649 domain-containing protein, with product MDSTPDASWFSRFGSFFARPWLGVASRSFAAIFGGYALAATCSMFFAVALPIARGQAVLTGMLVAIVLCACAALWAFATRTALRAWVGILIPTALFWVGTELLRAGA from the coding sequence GTGGACAGCACGCCTGACGCCAGCTGGTTCAGCCGCTTCGGAAGTTTCTTCGCCCGCCCCTGGTTGGGGGTGGCGTCACGCTCGTTCGCCGCGATCTTCGGCGGCTACGCATTGGCCGCCACCTGCTCGATGTTCTTCGCCGTGGCCCTGCCCATCGCGCGCGGGCAGGCCGTGCTGACCGGGATGCTGGTGGCCATCGTGCTGTGCGCCTGCGCGGCGTTGTGGGCGTTCGCCACCCGTACCGCGCTGCGCGCATGGGTCGGCATCCTGATTCCCACCGCGCTGTTCTGGGTGGGTACCGAGCTGCTGAGGGCGGGCGCATGA
- a CDS encoding PepSY-associated TM helix domain-containing protein: MKNGFRQSMAWLHTWTGLLVGWLLLLIFMAGTASYYREEISRWMRPELPRSSVSSEVAAERAIAFLQHKAPQAESWNVTLPDPRNPAMRMFWRNPESMVKPPVEGEKRRRGGGRFGDATVDPGTGEEVAARETRGGDFFYRLHFDLHYIPVYWARYLVGFCAMFMLVAIITGVITHKKIFKDFFTFRKDKGLRSWLDFHNVSAVMALPYHAMITYTGIVTLMFMYLPWGVNVAYPKDEDAFFSEAFARLADIDTPTEGTATALPIQQLLDAARAEWKGAQVSGFTLYHPGGANAVIDVYQRDGKRLSVDTPSLRYDAVSGALIEASPLSGGATQTRGVMYGLHLARFADWGLRALFFVSGLIGCLMVASGVVLWAVKERPKHAKSGKIGFGLRLVDALNIGAVAGLPIAFAAYFWGNRLLPVQMAERADAEVNVFFYAWAAALLAAFIWPKRLMWAWQLYLGAAMFLLIPVINALTTHAHLGVTLRTGDWVLAGFDLMMLAFGAVLAYCALRMQRWQPALSAAEKKKRQAAAAAAAKAQESANVEANA, encoded by the coding sequence ATGAAGAACGGATTCCGCCAATCGATGGCGTGGCTGCACACCTGGACCGGGCTGCTGGTCGGCTGGCTGCTGTTGCTGATTTTCATGGCTGGCACGGCCAGCTACTACCGCGAAGAGATCAGCCGTTGGATGCGGCCGGAACTGCCGCGCAGTTCGGTGTCCAGCGAGGTGGCCGCCGAGCGCGCCATTGCGTTCCTGCAGCACAAGGCACCGCAGGCCGAAAGCTGGAACGTGACCCTGCCCGACCCGCGCAACCCGGCCATGCGGATGTTCTGGCGCAACCCCGAATCGATGGTCAAGCCGCCGGTGGAAGGCGAGAAGCGCCGCCGTGGCGGTGGCCGTTTCGGCGATGCCACCGTGGACCCGGGCACCGGCGAGGAAGTGGCCGCACGCGAAACCCGCGGCGGTGATTTCTTCTACCGCCTGCACTTCGACCTGCACTACATCCCCGTGTACTGGGCGCGCTATCTGGTGGGCTTCTGCGCGATGTTCATGCTGGTGGCGATCATCACCGGGGTGATCACCCACAAGAAAATCTTCAAGGACTTCTTTACCTTCCGCAAGGACAAGGGCCTGCGTTCGTGGCTGGATTTCCACAACGTCAGCGCGGTGATGGCCCTGCCGTATCACGCGATGATTACCTACACCGGCATCGTCACCCTGATGTTCATGTACCTGCCGTGGGGCGTGAACGTGGCTTACCCCAAGGATGAGGATGCGTTCTTCAGCGAGGCCTTCGCGCGCCTGGCCGATATCGACACACCGACCGAAGGCACGGCCACCGCACTGCCCATCCAGCAGTTGCTGGATGCCGCGCGCGCCGAGTGGAAGGGCGCCCAGGTGAGCGGCTTCACCCTGTACCACCCGGGTGGGGCCAATGCGGTGATCGATGTGTACCAGCGTGATGGCAAGCGGCTGTCGGTGGATACGCCGTCGTTGCGCTATGACGCGGTGAGCGGCGCGCTGATCGAGGCCAGCCCGCTGTCCGGTGGCGCCACCCAGACCCGCGGGGTGATGTACGGCCTGCACCTGGCCCGCTTTGCCGACTGGGGACTGCGTGCGTTGTTCTTCGTGTCCGGCCTGATCGGCTGCCTGATGGTGGCCAGCGGCGTGGTGCTGTGGGCGGTCAAGGAACGGCCCAAGCATGCCAAGAGCGGAAAGATCGGCTTCGGCCTGCGCCTGGTGGACGCACTCAACATCGGCGCGGTCGCCGGCCTGCCGATCGCCTTCGCCGCCTACTTCTGGGGCAACCGGCTGCTGCCGGTGCAGATGGCCGAGCGCGCCGATGCCGAAGTGAACGTGTTCTTCTACGCCTGGGCTGCGGCCCTGCTGGCGGCCTTCATCTGGCCCAAGCGGCTGATGTGGGCATGGCAGCTGTACCTGGGCGCGGCGATGTTCCTGTTGATCCCGGTGATCAATGCCCTCACCACCCACGCACACCTGGGCGTGACCCTGCGCACCGGCGACTGGGTGCTGGCCGGGTTCGACCTGATGATGCTGGCCTTCGGTGCGGTGCTGGCCTACTGCGCGCTGCGCATGCAGCGTTGGCAACCGGCGCTGAGCGCGGCGGAGAAGAAGAAGCGGCAGGCCGCCGCGGCGGCAGCAGCCAAGGCGCAGGAGAGCGCGAACGTGGAGGCCAACGCATGA
- a CDS encoding DUF3325 domain-containing protein: MMLLALTVSFSAFTALSLAMDKHQLDLHGKAPASPARMRLWRWLGWALLTLSFVLCVWDHGWAAGPVLWLGAMTVSGMLIAFGLYPFRPRWIAPLAWALPVIGLAVALLAH; encoded by the coding sequence ATGATGCTGCTGGCCCTCACCGTGAGCTTCTCGGCCTTTACCGCGCTGTCGCTGGCCATGGACAAGCACCAGCTGGACCTGCACGGCAAGGCGCCGGCCAGCCCGGCACGCATGCGCCTGTGGCGTTGGCTGGGCTGGGCGCTGCTGACGCTGTCGTTCGTGCTGTGCGTATGGGACCACGGCTGGGCCGCCGGTCCGGTGCTGTGGCTGGGTGCGATGACGGTCAGCGGCATGCTGATCGCCTTCGGCCTGTACCCGTTCCGGCCACGCTGGATCGCCCCGTTGGCGTGGGCATTGCCGGTGATCGGGTTGGCGGTGGCGCTGCTCGCACACTGA
- a CDS encoding GNAT family N-acetyltransferase, translating into MDDRHLHTHGLLLRPFEDTDAAAFAAAVRESAEGMRRWMPWSSVDYRDDQALQWFQACREGWEAGTAYEYGVFDPATGAFLGGAGLNAIRRDHRFCNLGYWVRQAGQGQGVATRVVQALAAHAFGSLQLQRVEIVVAVGNLASERVAVKSGALHECVARNRLVIDDMAAPAHVFSLVP; encoded by the coding sequence ATGGACGATCGCCACCTCCACACCCACGGACTGCTGCTGCGTCCCTTCGAGGACACCGATGCCGCCGCCTTCGCCGCGGCGGTGCGGGAATCGGCCGAGGGCATGCGGCGCTGGATGCCGTGGTCCTCGGTGGACTACCGCGACGACCAGGCGCTGCAGTGGTTCCAGGCGTGCCGCGAAGGCTGGGAGGCGGGCACGGCGTACGAGTACGGCGTGTTCGACCCGGCCACCGGTGCGTTTCTGGGCGGCGCCGGATTGAACGCCATCCGGCGCGATCATCGCTTCTGCAACCTGGGGTACTGGGTGCGGCAGGCGGGGCAGGGCCAGGGCGTTGCCACCCGCGTCGTGCAGGCACTTGCGGCCCACGCATTCGGGTCGCTGCAGCTGCAGCGCGTGGAGATCGTCGTAGCGGTGGGCAACCTGGCCAGCGAACGGGTCGCGGTGAAGTCCGGTGCGCTGCACGAGTGCGTGGCGCGCAACCGCCTGGTCATCGACGACATGGCCGCACCGGCGCACGTGTTTTCGCTGGTCCCCTGA
- the rlmKL gene encoding bifunctional 23S rRNA (guanine(2069)-N(7))-methyltransferase RlmK/23S rRNA (guanine(2445)-N(2))-methyltransferase RlmL, protein MKFFVSCAKGLEYLLADELLALGLEKATATISGVNAEGELAQAQRVVLWSRLASRVLWPLTEFDCPDEGSLYQGVSAMAWEQHISPELTLSVDAHVSGTEITHARFAAQRVKDGVVDSLRSQGLERPSVNTDFPDVRINLSLRKGRATISIDLGGGPMHRRGWRMAQNDAPLKENLAAAVLLRANWPKIHSEGGGLLDPMCGSGTLLIEGALMAADVAPGLQRHGSIPPSRWLGFDRDAWNSLMEEARARETAGRSALKQVIHGSDVDPHAIHAAKQNAETAGVGHAIWFGVRDITDVQVPPQETGCVVCNPPYDERLAADAVLYRQLGDALKRAVPQWRASLLCGSADLAFATGLRANKKYQLFNGAIECALIVCDPIAVPQRENAGQPRELSEGAQMVANRLRKNIKKFKNWRAREAITCYRVYDADLPEYAAAIDVYEEDAGARRTFLHVQEYAAPATIPDVDVRRRRNELLSAAREVFQVPAEQVALKSRERGKGGSKYGRFEQRGEFVLVRENDALLRVNLFDYLDTGLFLDHRPLRWHMAQEAIGKRFLNLFCYTGVASVQAAVAGAASTTSVDLSGTYLQWCADNLALNGKGGSQHQLIQADALAWLEAERHRFDVIFCDPPTFSNSARAEDFDVQREHVRLLRAAVARLSPEGVLYFSNNFRRFKLDEEAIKEFAECKEISADTIGDDFERNPRIHRAWELRRYGA, encoded by the coding sequence GTGAAATTCTTTGTTTCCTGCGCCAAGGGCCTGGAGTACCTGCTTGCCGACGAACTGTTGGCGCTTGGCCTGGAAAAGGCCACCGCCACCATTTCCGGCGTCAACGCCGAGGGCGAACTGGCGCAGGCGCAGCGCGTGGTGCTGTGGTCGCGCCTGGCCAGCCGGGTGCTGTGGCCGCTGACCGAGTTCGACTGCCCCGATGAAGGCTCGCTCTACCAGGGCGTGTCGGCGATGGCGTGGGAGCAGCACATCAGCCCCGAGCTGACCCTGTCGGTGGACGCGCACGTCTCCGGGACCGAAATCACCCACGCGCGCTTCGCCGCCCAGCGGGTCAAGGACGGCGTGGTCGACAGCCTGCGTTCGCAGGGCCTGGAGCGGCCGTCGGTCAACACCGACTTCCCGGACGTGCGCATCAACCTGTCGCTGCGCAAGGGCCGGGCCACGATCTCGATCGACCTGGGCGGTGGCCCGATGCACCGCCGCGGCTGGCGCATGGCGCAGAACGATGCGCCGCTGAAGGAAAACCTGGCCGCCGCCGTGCTGCTGCGCGCCAACTGGCCGAAGATCCACAGCGAAGGCGGTGGCCTGCTCGACCCGATGTGCGGCAGCGGCACCCTGTTGATCGAAGGTGCCTTGATGGCCGCCGACGTGGCCCCGGGCCTGCAGCGCCACGGCAGCATTCCGCCGAGCCGCTGGCTGGGCTTCGACCGCGACGCCTGGAACAGCCTGATGGAGGAAGCGCGCGCCCGCGAAACCGCCGGCCGCAGTGCACTCAAGCAGGTGATCCACGGCAGCGACGTCGATCCGCACGCCATCCATGCGGCCAAGCAGAACGCCGAAACGGCCGGTGTGGGCCACGCCATCTGGTTCGGCGTGCGCGACATCACCGATGTGCAGGTGCCGCCGCAGGAGACCGGCTGCGTGGTCTGCAACCCGCCCTATGACGAGCGCCTGGCCGCCGATGCGGTGCTGTACCGCCAGCTCGGCGACGCGCTCAAGCGCGCGGTGCCGCAGTGGCGCGCCAGCCTGTTGTGCGGCAGCGCCGACCTGGCCTTCGCCACCGGCCTGCGCGCCAACAAGAAGTACCAGCTGTTCAACGGCGCCATCGAGTGCGCGCTGATCGTCTGCGACCCCATCGCGGTGCCGCAGCGCGAGAACGCCGGGCAGCCGCGTGAGCTCAGCGAAGGCGCGCAGATGGTGGCCAACCGCCTGCGCAAGAACATCAAGAAGTTCAAGAACTGGCGCGCACGCGAAGCGATCACCTGCTACCGCGTCTACGATGCCGACCTGCCCGAATACGCCGCCGCCATCGACGTCTACGAAGAAGATGCCGGCGCGCGCCGTACCTTCCTGCACGTGCAGGAATACGCTGCACCGGCCACCATTCCCGACGTGGACGTGCGCCGCCGCCGCAACGAGCTGTTGTCGGCCGCGCGCGAGGTGTTCCAGGTGCCGGCCGAGCAGGTCGCACTGAAGTCGCGCGAACGCGGTAAGGGCGGCAGCAAGTACGGTCGTTTCGAGCAGCGTGGCGAGTTCGTGCTGGTGCGCGAGAACGACGCGCTGCTGCGTGTGAACCTGTTCGATTACCTCGACACCGGCCTGTTCCTGGACCACCGTCCGTTGCGCTGGCACATGGCCCAGGAGGCCATCGGCAAGCGCTTCCTCAACCTGTTCTGCTACACCGGCGTGGCCAGTGTGCAGGCGGCGGTGGCCGGTGCGGCATCGACCACCAGCGTGGACCTGTCCGGCACCTACCTGCAGTGGTGCGCCGACAACCTGGCCTTGAACGGCAAGGGCGGCAGCCAGCACCAGCTGATCCAGGCCGATGCGCTGGCGTGGCTGGAGGCCGAGCGGCACCGCTTCGACGTGATCTTCTGCGATCCGCCGACCTTCTCCAACTCCGCGCGCGCCGAAGACTTCGACGTGCAGCGCGAGCACGTGCGCCTGCTGCGCGCGGCCGTGGCGCGGTTGAGCCCGGAAGGCGTGCTGTACTTCTCCAACAACTTCCGCCGCTTCAAGCTGGACGAAGAAGCGATCAAGGAGTTCGCCGAGTGCAAGGAGATCTCCGCCGATACCATCGGCGATGACTTCGAGCGCAACCCGCGCATCCACCGTGCATGGGAACTGCGCCGCTACGGCGCATGA
- a CDS encoding alpha/beta hydrolase, with the protein MSRGHCILSHGFESGPDATKVTALAEVAQRLGWTHERPDYTDLDAMRAVSSVGDVRARLQRLLELAAGAAQRGPVVLAGSSLGAYISAIASLQVPTRGLFLMVPPTTMGPMSALDAAPVPTSVVHAWHDELIPAAQVIAWAQARSARLLLVDDGHRLNNHVEVSARAFEELLLSL; encoded by the coding sequence ATGAGCCGCGGCCACTGCATCCTTTCCCACGGCTTTGAGAGCGGCCCGGACGCCACCAAGGTGACCGCGCTGGCCGAGGTCGCCCAGCGTCTGGGCTGGACCCATGAACGCCCCGACTACACCGACCTCGACGCGATGCGCGCGGTAAGCAGCGTGGGCGACGTGCGTGCGCGCCTGCAGCGGCTGCTAGAGCTGGCCGCCGGCGCCGCGCAGCGCGGACCGGTGGTGCTGGCCGGCTCCAGCCTGGGCGCCTACATCTCGGCGATCGCCTCGCTGCAGGTTCCCACCCGGGGCCTGTTCCTGATGGTGCCGCCCACCACCATGGGCCCGATGTCGGCCCTGGACGCGGCCCCGGTGCCCACCAGCGTGGTGCATGCCTGGCATGACGAGCTGATTCCCGCCGCACAGGTGATCGCCTGGGCCCAGGCCCGCTCGGCGCGGCTGCTGCTGGTCGATGACGGGCACCGGCTGAACAATCACGTCGAAGTGTCGGCCCGGGCGTTCGAGGAATTGCTGCTGTCGTTGTGA
- a CDS encoding N-acetylmuramoyl-L-alanine amidase, with amino-acid sequence MPGRAPPPIDPQPLPYQDSLQARVPAQVDLVVIHCTELPDLAMARAYGERVLYDSGSGNSGHFYIDRDGRIVQYVAVDRVAHHVSGYNPRSIGIELVNRGRYPHWLDSRHQAMDEPYADAQIAALIDLLQHLCQTLPALQYIAGHEWLDTREEVASDDPERRVPRKRDPGPLFPWPRVLAAVALQEMRG; translated from the coding sequence ATGCCCGGCCGCGCCCCGCCACCGATCGATCCGCAGCCCCTGCCCTACCAGGACAGCCTGCAGGCGCGTGTGCCGGCGCAGGTCGACCTGGTGGTGATCCACTGCACCGAACTGCCCGACCTGGCGATGGCGCGCGCATACGGCGAGCGCGTGCTGTACGACAGCGGCAGCGGCAACAGCGGGCACTTCTACATCGACCGTGACGGCCGCATCGTGCAGTACGTGGCGGTGGACCGGGTGGCGCACCATGTCAGCGGCTACAACCCGCGCTCGATCGGTATCGAGCTGGTCAACCGCGGGCGCTACCCGCACTGGCTGGATTCGCGCCATCAGGCCATGGACGAGCCCTACGCCGACGCCCAGATCGCCGCGCTGATCGACCTGCTTCAGCACCTGTGCCAGACCCTGCCAGCACTGCAGTACATCGCCGGGCACGAGTGGCTGGACACGCGCGAGGAAGTGGCCAGCGACGATCCCGAACGGCGGGTGCCGCGCAAACGCGACCCGGGTCCGTTGTTCCCGTGGCCACGGGTGTTGGCGGCGGTGGCGCTGCAGGAAATGCGGGGGTGA
- a CDS encoding sulfurtransferase encodes MNTATPTWTTLVDAADLAATLGQAGTRVLDARATASTAVRVMDARFALTDPQSGAQAYAQGHIPGALHADLNRDLADLGKTGQGRHPLPDSDTFAATLGRWGIAPDTQVVVYDAADGSMAAARLWWLLRLIGHARVAVLDGGVAAWQAAGLALTTDQPVVEPLPPYPGRFDRARIATVDEVAARLKHAPGWLLDARAGERFRGDVEPLDPVAGHVPGAVNRPFALNVADGRLRPAPDLRAALQPLIGTHAPEQVVLMCGSGVTACHLLLAMEVAGLHGAKVYADSWSGWVSDPTRPVATG; translated from the coding sequence ATGAACACCGCCACTCCCACCTGGACCACGCTGGTGGATGCCGCCGATCTGGCCGCGACCCTGGGCCAGGCCGGCACCCGCGTGCTGGATGCGCGCGCCACGGCCAGCACTGCGGTACGCGTGATGGACGCGCGGTTCGCGCTGACCGATCCGCAATCCGGTGCCCAGGCATACGCGCAGGGGCATATTCCGGGCGCGCTGCACGCCGATCTCAACCGTGACCTGGCCGACCTGGGCAAGACCGGCCAGGGCCGCCATCCGCTGCCCGACAGTGACACGTTCGCCGCCACGCTCGGCAGGTGGGGCATCGCGCCCGATACCCAGGTGGTGGTCTACGACGCCGCGGATGGCAGCATGGCCGCCGCGCGCCTGTGGTGGCTGCTGCGCCTGATCGGCCATGCCCGGGTGGCGGTGCTCGACGGCGGCGTGGCCGCCTGGCAGGCCGCTGGCCTGGCGTTGACCACCGACCAACCGGTGGTGGAACCGCTGCCTCCCTATCCGGGCCGTTTCGATCGCGCCCGGATCGCAACGGTCGACGAAGTCGCCGCGCGCCTCAAGCACGCACCGGGGTGGCTGCTGGATGCGCGCGCGGGCGAGCGCTTCCGCGGCGACGTGGAGCCGCTCGACCCGGTCGCCGGCCACGTACCCGGGGCGGTCAACCGCCCGTTCGCGCTGAACGTGGCAGACGGCCGCCTGCGCCCGGCCCCTGATCTGCGCGCCGCGCTGCAGCCGTTGATCGGCACCCATGCCCCCGAACAGGTCGTGCTGATGTGCGGCTCGGGCGTCACCGCCTGCCACCTGCTACTGGCCATGGAAGTGGCCGGCCTGCACGGCGCAAAGGTCTATGCCGATTCGTGGAGCGGGTGGGTCAGCGACCCCACGCGCCCGGTCGCCACCGGCTGA
- a CDS encoding CoA pyrophosphatase, with protein MADPTHATPTPCIGICALDRAGLCTGCLRSVDEITRWSTMTRHQQNHVMQHTLPLREQLRQSLRGSLAEHERLLRALHPLDQPPTGDGWNRSELIDLLPPGPPVEAAVLAGIVPRAEGAQVILTRRTETLRQHGGQVGFPGGRTEPDDRDAVAAALRESQEEIALPPEQVQVLGYLDPFVTITGYRVMPVVAVIDPAFVAVPQPDEVAEVFEVPLAYLMDPDNLRHVDIEHRGRVRHVLEYGWPGQRIWGATAAILYNLRRRLEQTE; from the coding sequence CTGGCAGACCCCACGCATGCAACACCTACGCCCTGCATCGGCATCTGCGCGCTGGATCGCGCCGGCCTTTGCACGGGCTGCCTGCGCAGCGTGGATGAAATCACCCGCTGGTCCACGATGACTCGACACCAACAGAACCACGTCATGCAGCACACGCTGCCGCTGCGCGAGCAGTTGCGGCAATCGCTGCGCGGCTCGCTGGCCGAACACGAGCGCCTGTTGCGCGCCCTGCACCCGCTCGACCAGCCGCCGACCGGCGATGGCTGGAACCGCAGCGAACTGATCGATCTGCTGCCGCCCGGGCCGCCGGTGGAAGCGGCAGTGCTGGCCGGCATCGTGCCGCGCGCCGAAGGGGCCCAGGTGATTTTGACCCGGCGCACCGAAACGCTGCGCCAGCACGGCGGGCAGGTGGGCTTTCCGGGTGGACGTACCGAGCCGGACGATCGCGATGCGGTGGCCGCCGCGCTGCGTGAAAGCCAGGAAGAAATCGCACTGCCGCCCGAGCAGGTCCAGGTGCTTGGCTATCTCGACCCGTTTGTGACCATCACCGGCTACCGGGTGATGCCGGTGGTGGCGGTGATCGACCCGGCGTTCGTGGCGGTGCCGCAGCCGGACGAAGTGGCCGAAGTGTTTGAAGTGCCGCTGGCCTACCTGATGGATCCGGACAACCTGCGCCACGTGGACATCGAGCACCGCGGCCGTGTCCGCCACGTGCTGGAGTACGGCTGGCCCGGCCAGCGCATCTGGGGCGCCACCGCCGCCATTCTCTACAACCTGCGTCGCCGCCTGGAGCAGACCGAATGA
- a CDS encoding FKBP-type peptidyl-prolyl cis-trans isomerase N-terminal domain-containing protein, whose translation MKLRSIAVAVAALALTGNAFAQDTSSEKGKLSYYFGYDYGNNLAELTARGEQLDINSVVKGLQDAYAKKQPSITAEQLKPAVEAFQKREQGRAQAAKAEYDKAAADNKTKSTQFLAANKAKAGVQALPSGVQYRVVEAGKGAKPTQASVVQLEVAGPYPYGTRPAEARPAQQIPSIKVSEVEMKAMREVLVQMPAGSKWEVTLPPEQAYGADPRTPFPPNVAVQFEIKLVSVK comes from the coding sequence ATGAAGTTGCGTTCTATCGCGGTCGCCGTCGCGGCCCTGGCCCTGACGGGCAATGCCTTCGCCCAGGACACCTCGTCCGAAAAGGGCAAGCTGAGCTATTACTTCGGTTACGACTACGGTAACAACCTCGCTGAACTCACCGCGCGCGGCGAGCAGCTGGACATCAACTCGGTGGTCAAGGGCCTGCAGGATGCCTACGCCAAGAAGCAGCCGTCGATCACGGCGGAGCAGTTGAAGCCGGCCGTCGAAGCCTTCCAGAAGCGCGAGCAGGGTCGTGCCCAGGCCGCCAAGGCCGAATACGACAAGGCTGCGGCCGACAACAAGACCAAGAGCACCCAGTTCCTGGCCGCCAACAAGGCCAAGGCCGGCGTGCAGGCGCTGCCGAGCGGCGTGCAGTACCGCGTGGTTGAAGCCGGCAAGGGCGCCAAGCCGACCCAGGCCAGCGTCGTGCAGCTGGAAGTTGCCGGTCCGTACCCGTACGGCACCCGTCCGGCTGAAGCGCGTCCGGCGCAGCAGATTCCGTCGATCAAGGTCAGCGAAGTCGAAATGAAGGCCATGCGCGAAGTGCTCGTGCAGATGCCGGCTGGCTCGAAGTGGGAAGTCACCCTGCCGCCGGAACAGGCCTACGGTGCCGACCCGCGCACCCCGTTCCCGCCGAACGTGGCTGTGCAGTTCGAGATCAAGCTGGTCAGCGTCAAGTAA
- a CDS encoding enoyl-CoA hydratase-related protein, translating to MAPAPIDVADDGAIRTVTVNRPDKLNALNRATLEALDAAFAAAAADPAVRVVVLTGAGPKAFVAGADIAEMNGLSPVQGRDFSLLGQQLMRRIERMPKPVLARINGFALGGGLELAMACHLRIAADTAKVGQPEINLGLIPGFGGSQRLLRLCGRAAALELCLLGTPIAAARALHLGIVNEVVAADALDARVAELALQLAKAAPLALRGILDAIHVGGECALGEGLEYESAQFGLMFATEDMREGTAAFLARRPPVFQNR from the coding sequence ATCGCCCCCGCCCCTATCGACGTTGCCGATGACGGTGCCATCCGCACCGTGACCGTGAACCGGCCGGACAAGCTCAATGCCCTCAACCGCGCCACGCTGGAGGCCCTGGATGCGGCGTTTGCCGCGGCCGCTGCCGATCCGGCGGTCCGCGTGGTGGTGCTGACCGGCGCCGGTCCCAAGGCCTTCGTGGCCGGCGCGGATATCGCGGAAATGAACGGATTGAGCCCGGTTCAGGGACGTGACTTCTCGCTGCTGGGCCAGCAATTGATGCGCCGCATCGAGCGGATGCCCAAGCCGGTCCTGGCCCGGATCAACGGATTTGCGCTGGGCGGCGGCCTGGAACTGGCGATGGCCTGCCACCTGCGCATCGCCGCGGACACCGCCAAGGTGGGGCAGCCCGAGATCAACCTGGGGCTGATTCCCGGCTTCGGCGGCAGCCAGCGCCTGCTGCGCCTGTGCGGCCGCGCTGCTGCGTTGGAGCTCTGCCTGCTGGGCACGCCGATCGCCGCCGCGCGCGCCCTGCACTTGGGTATCGTCAATGAAGTGGTGGCTGCCGATGCGCTCGACGCGCGCGTGGCCGAGCTTGCGTTGCAGCTGGCCAAGGCCGCGCCGCTGGCGTTGCGCGGCATCCTCGATGCGATCCACGTGGGCGGCGAATGCGCGCTGGGCGAAGGCTTGGAGTACGAAAGCGCGCAGTTCGGGCTGATGTTCGCCACCGAGGACATGCGCGAAGGCACCGCCGCGTTCCTTGCCCGGCGCCCGCCGGTGTTCCAGAACCGCTGA
- the nth gene encoding endonuclease III: MSTMKSTPAAKPAPRSARMPKADVIEMFTRLRELNPHPKTELEYSSPFELLVAVALSAQATDVGVNKATRKLFPVANTPQAMLALGEDGLKKYIATIGLFNAKAKNVIAACAMLIDQHGGEVPRDRAALEALPGVGRKTANVVLNTAFGEPVMAVDTHIFRVSNRTGLAPGKDVRAVEDLLVKVIPAEFLLDAHHWLILHGRYVCKARKPDCPQCVIRDLCRFKQKTAA; the protein is encoded by the coding sequence ATGAGCACGATGAAGAGCACCCCGGCGGCCAAACCTGCGCCGCGCAGCGCGCGCATGCCCAAGGCCGACGTGATCGAAATGTTCACGCGCCTGCGCGAACTCAACCCGCACCCGAAGACCGAACTGGAGTACAGCTCGCCGTTCGAACTGCTGGTGGCCGTGGCGCTGTCTGCGCAGGCCACCGACGTGGGCGTCAACAAGGCCACCCGCAAGCTGTTCCCGGTGGCCAACACGCCGCAGGCGATGCTCGCGCTGGGCGAAGACGGCCTGAAGAAATACATCGCCACCATCGGCCTGTTCAACGCCAAGGCCAAGAACGTGATCGCCGCCTGCGCGATGCTGATCGACCAGCACGGCGGCGAGGTCCCGCGCGACCGTGCCGCGCTGGAGGCGCTGCCGGGGGTGGGCCGCAAAACCGCCAACGTGGTGCTCAACACGGCGTTCGGCGAGCCGGTGATGGCGGTGGACACCCACATTTTCCGCGTATCCAACCGCACCGGGCTGGCCCCGGGCAAGGACGTGCGCGCGGTGGAAGACCTGCTGGTGAAGGTGATCCCGGCCGAGTTCCTGCTCGATGCGCACCACTGGCTGATCCTGCACGGCCGCTACGTGTGCAAGGCGCGCAAGCCGGACTGCCCGCAATGCGTCATCCGCGACCTGTGCCGGTTCAAGCAGAAAACCGCCGCCTGA